A genomic window from Myotis daubentonii chromosome 4, mMyoDau2.1, whole genome shotgun sequence includes:
- the FAM174A gene encoding membrane protein FAM174A has product MRALHRSCCLGRLLASALLLLLLLPGLRGPLAVLLQAAEAAPDSGPPDHGPRTLSPLPPGPTAAQAPGRAPAEAARPRGAEGGNGSSPGAALAADDPAGKAGEQGSVGGVLAVSPNPGEKPMTQRALTVLMVVSGAVLVYFVVRTVRMRRRNRKTRRYGVLDTNIENMELTPLEQDDEDDDNTLFDANHPRR; this is encoded by the exons ATGAGGGCCCTGCACCGCAGCTGCTGCCTCGGCCGCCTCCTGGCTTCCGCCCTCCTGCTGTTGCTGCTCCTGCCAGGGTTAAGGGGGCCCCTGGCGGTGCTGCTGCAGGCGGCCGAGGCCGCTCCGGACTCAGGACCTCCCGATCACGGGCCGCGGACGCTGTCCCCACTGCCGCCCGGCCCCACCGCCGCCCAGGCCCCGGGCCGCGCTCCGGCTGAAGCCGCGAGGCCGCGGGGTGCAGAGGGCGGCAATGGCAGCAGCCCCGGGGCGGCGCTTGCAGCGGATGACCCAGCGGGGAAGGCGGGGGAACAAGGCTCAGTGGGTGGCGTCCTCGCTGTGAGCCCCAACCCAGGCGAAAAGCCCATGACCCAGCGGGCCCTGACCGTGCTGATGGTGGTGAGCGGCGCGGTGCTGGTGTACTTCGTCGTCAGGACTGTCAG GATGAGAAGAAGAAACCGAAAGACTAGGAGATACGGAGTTTTGGACACTAATATAGAAAACATGGAACTGACACCTTTAGAACAGGATGATGAGGATGATGACAACACGTTGTTTGATGCCAATCATCCTCGAAGGTAA